A segment of the Superficieibacter sp. HKU1 genome:
GGGGCGGCGACCACATTATTTACCAATAGTATTTCAACTGGCGTGATCCTGGCGGGCATGATTCAGGGGGCGCTGGCGCAAAGTTTTGGTCATACGGCGGTCTACTGGGCGATTGCGGCGATCTCGCTACTCACGACAGGCATTACCAGCCGGGTGAAAGAGGGATAAATGCCGGATATATTTTCTGGAAGGTAACTCGTAAAAACGACACGGCAGGGATTACAGCAGGCGACGAGAGGAATAGAGTCAGCGGCGGGTGCTTGAGGCTGTATGCCTGAAGCGCTGGCTGAATGGCATGCAGAGAAAAGCCCCACCCGACTATAAATCGAATGAGGCCAGTTTCATGCCTAAGCAACATGAGAATAGCCTCTTAACTGCTGGAAAGCAACGACGGAGGCCGGAATGCCGAAACGTAATCTGCTGTATGGATTAATGGTGATGTGCTTCACCGTTCTGGTATTTACCTGGATGGTGCGCGACACGCTGTGTGAGCTGCACCTGAAGCGGGGAAATACAGAGTTCGCGGCGATTTTGGCCTGTGAAGTGAAACGTTAAGAGCTCAGGCGGGGAGCAATCCCCGCCGATCGTGATGTTAAGGCAGCCTCAATGCACCCTTTTCACGAGAGAATCGACATTATTTCACGCAGAGTACCGATGTCAATCTGCCCGGGCGCAGAGACCTGACCCGCGGTACCAAAGGTCATTGCAGAACCAAAGAGGCCACCAGTTACCCGGCTGACACCGCCCATTTTACCCATCGACATGGTGATGACAGGGCGCGTGGCATGCTGTTGATTCATGGTTAATGTCGCTTCCAGCAGTCGCAGTACGTCTTCAGCACACTGCGGCATAACGGCGATTTTAGGCAGGTCGGCACCCAGATCCTGCATCCGGCACAGGCGGTGGATAATCTCTTCTTTGGCTGGCGTTTTCACAAAGTCATGGCTGCTCATAATGACGTTAACCCCTGCCGCATGCGCCGCATCAACGGCCTTCCGAATACGCGTCTCGTCATTAAACAGTTCGATATCAATAATATCTACCAGGCCACTGCTCGCTGCCAGGTGATTCAGAGCGAAGTAGGCCTCATCGGGCAGTTCGCTTTCTCCGCCTTCTTTTTTGCTGCGAAACGTAAAGATGAGCGGTATCGGGGCTAATATCTGGTGAATAGCCTGTAGCGCCTGCATCACCCGCTCCGGGCTGGCAACATCGGCATAGTGATCGACGCGCCATTCAATAATATCGGCACCCGCGTCGGTCAGAGCCTGCGCTCGCTGCTGTAGTTCTTCCAGAGATTTGCCTATCAGGGGGACGCAAATACGCGTTTCTCCTTCGCGAAAGGTAATATTTTTAACGCTAACCGATTTATCCATTTTATTTTCTGCCATCATCAATCGCCCTCTCTGATGGTGACGATAGCCGAAGTCACGTTCAAGCACAAAACCTTAAAAGCAGAAAAATTCTGGAAGGCAACTCGTGAAAAATATACGGCAGGGGTTACAGCGGGTAACGACAGGAATAGAGTCAGCGGCGGGTGCTTGAGGCTGTATGCCTGAAGCGCTGGCTGAATGGCATGCAGAGAAAAGCCCCACCCGACTATAAATCGAATGAGGCCAGTTTCATGCCTGAACAACATGAGAATAGCCTCTTAACTGCTGTAAAGCAACGACGGAGGCCGGAATGCCGAAACGTAATCTGCTGTATGGATTAATGGTGGTATGTTTCACCATGCTGATATTCACCTGGATAGTGCGCGACACGCTGTGTGAGCTGCACCTGAAACGGGGAAATACAGAGTTGACGGTGATGTTGGCCTGTGAAGTTAAACGTTAAGAGCTCAGGCGGGGAGTAATCCCCGCCGATCGTGAAGTTTGAGTAGCCTCAACGCACCCCTTTTTACCCCATAAACGCAGGCTGCTTATTTTCATAGGCGGCAATGGCGTTATCGTGCTGCAGCGTCAGACCGATGCTGTCCAGACCGTTCAGCATGCAGTGGCGACGAAATGCATCGAGAGTAAAGCCGTAGGTTTTATCCCCCGCCTTCACTACCTGCGCTTCCAGATCCACCTCGAAGGTTATCCCCGGATTCGCCTGCACCAGCGTAAACAGTTCGTCGACCTGTTCATCGCTGAGCGTGACCGGCAGCAGCTGGTTGTTGAAACTATTGCCATAAAAAATGTCGGCAAAGCTCGGAGCAATGACAACCCTGAAGCCGTAATCGGTCAGCGCCCACGGTGCGTGCTCGCGCGACGAGCCGCAGCCGAAGTTTTCCCGCGCCAGCAGAATCGACGCGCCTTTATATTCCGGGAAGTTCAGCACGAATTCCGGGTTGGGCTGTTGACCATGTTCGTCCAGGAAACGCCAGTCGTTAAACAGGTGCGCGCCAAAACCGGTACGGGTCACCTTCTGTAAAAACTGTTTTGGGATAATGGCGTCGGTATCGACGTTTGCGGCATCCAGCGGAACCACCAGGCCAGTATGCTGCGTAAATTTTTCTGCCATGATGTTTTTCCTTATTTGATGCTGCGAATATCGGCAAAATGGCCGGAAATGGCTGCTGCGGCGGCCATTGCCGGACTAACCAGATGGGTACGTCCGCCGCGACCCTGACGACCTTCGAAGTTACGGTTGCTGGTGGACGCGCAACGCTCGCCGGGGTTCAGGCGGTCGTTGTTCATCGCCAGGCACATGGAGCAGCCGGGCAGACGCCATTCAAAACCGGCGTCGATGAAAATCTTGTCCAGGCCTTCCGCTTCCGCCTGCGCTTTCACCGGGCCAGAACCCGGCACCACCAGCGCCTGAACGCCAGGAGCCACCTTACGACCGCGGGCGATTTCCGCCGCCGCGCGCAGATCTTCGATACGCGAGTTGGTACAGGATCCAATAAACACTTTATCGATCGCCACGTCAGTCAACGGTATGCCCGGTTTCAGTCCCATATAGGCCAGTGCTTTTTCGGCGCTGGCGCGTTCAACCGGATCGCTAAAGGAGGCGGGATCGGGAATGATCTCGTTAACGGAGATCACCTGGCCGGGGTTGGTGCCCCAGGTCACCTGCGGCGCAATTTCTTCTGCCTGCAACGTAACGACGCTGTCAAAATGCGCGCCGTCATCGGTGTTCAGGGTTTTCCAGTACGCTACCGCGTCGTCAAAATCCTTACCTTTCGGCGCATGCAGGCGCCCTCTGACATAATTAAAGGTGGTCTCATCCGGCGCGACCAGGCCCGCTTTGGCCCCCATCTCAATTGCCATATTGCACAGGGTCATCCGACCTTCCATGCTCAGGGCGCGAATAGCATCGCCACAGAATTCGACCACGTGGCCGGTGCCACCCGCGCTGCCGGTTTTGCCAATGATCGCCAGCACGATGTCTTTGGCGGTAATGCCCGGCGCGGCGGTGCCCTGAACCTCAATTTTCATGGTTTTTGCGCGGCCCTGTTTCAGGGTCTGCGTTGCCAGTACGTGTTCCACTTCTGACGTGCCAATGCCAAAAGCCAGCGCGCCAAATGCGCCGTGAGTCGCAGTGTGCGAGTCGCCGCAGACAATAGTCATCCCCGGCAGCGTTACGCCCTGTTCCGGTCCCATGACGTGAACAATGCCCTGATAAGGGTGATTGAGATCGTACAGCTCAACGCCAAACTCCTTGCAGTTTTTGATCAGCTCCTGCATCTGGATACGGGCCATTTCGCCCGAAGCGTTAATGTCTTTGGTTTGCGTCGAGACGTTGTGGTCCATCGTCGCAAAGGTTTTACCCGGCTGACGCACCGGACGACCATGCGCACGCAGGCCGTCAAACGCCTGCGGCGAGGTCACTTCATGGACCAGATGACGGTCAATATACAGCAGCGGGGTTTCGTCTGGCGCTTCATACACCACGTGGGCGTCAAACAATTTTTCATAGAGCGTCTTAGCCATGATCACACCCCTTCAGCCACATAGCGGGCGATGACGTCACCCATTTCATCAGTACCGACAGCCGCCGCGCCGTGGGCTAAATCCCCGGTACGGATGCCTTCTTCCAGCGCGCGATTAATCGCATGTTCAATCGCGCTTGCCGCATCGTCGGCGTCCAGGCTGTAGCGCAGCAGCAGCGCCAGCGACAGGATCTGCGCGATGGGATTCGCGATATTTTTTCCGGCGATATCCGGCGCGGAGCCGCCCGCCGGTTCATACAGGCCAAAGCCTTCTTCATTCAGACTGGCAGAGGGCAACATCCCCATGGAGCCGGTGATCATCGCGCATTCGTCGGACAGAATGTCGCCAAACAGGTTTGAGCACAGCAGTACGTCAAACTGAGACGGATCTTTAATCAGCTGCATGGTCGCGTTGTCGATGTACATGTGCGCCAGTTCAACGTCCGGATAGTCGCCCGCGATTTCATTAACGATCTCGCGCCACAGAATAGATGACTGCAATACGTTGGCTTTATCGATTGAGGTGACTTTATGGCGGCGCTTGCGGGCAGACTCAAACGCAATCCGCGCAATACGTTCGATTTCGAAGCGGTGATAAACCTCGGTATCAAACGCTTTTTCATGCTGGCCGCTGCCTTCGCGCCCTTTCGGCTGACCGAAGTAGATACCGCCAGTCAGTTCGCGCACGCACAGAATATCAAATCCGTTGGCAGCGATGTCTGCGCGCAGCGGACAGAACGCCTCCAGTCCCTGATACAGCTTAGCCGGGCGCAGGTTGCTGAACAGTTTGAAATGCTTACGCAGCGGCAGCAGTGCGCCACGCTCCGGCTGCTGCGCAGGCGGCAAATGTTCCCATTGCGGGCCGCCAACGGAGCCGAATAATACCGCGTCGGCCTGCTCGCAACCGGCGACGGTGGCCTGCGGCAGCGGGTTGCCGTGACGGTCAATCGCAATACCGCCAACATCATAGTGGCTGGTGGTAATGCGCAGGTTAAAACGGTTGCGGATCGCATCCAGTACTTTCAGGGCTTGCGCCATCACTTCCGGGCCAATGCCATCACCCGGCAAAACGGCAATATGGTAGTTCTTCGACATTACACAGTTTCCTTGTTGTTCTCTTTATTTTGCGCTTTACGCTGTAACTCTTTTTCCACTTCGGCGGCACGCCAGATGTTGTTCAGGACGTGTACCATCGCTTTGGCGGAGGATTCAATGATATCGGTAGTCAGACCGACGCCGTGGAACCGACGGCCGTTATAGTTAGCCACGATATCCACCTGGCCCAGGGCATCTTTGCCGTGGCCTTTCGCGGTCAGGCTATATTTCACCAGTTCAATGTCATAACCGGTAATACGGTTAATCGCCTGATAAACGGCATCTACCGGGCCGTTGCCATTGGCCGCTTCAGCCTTGATCTCGTCGCCACAGCCTAATTTCACGGCGGCGGTGGCAATATCCGCCGAGCCGGACTGGACGCTAAAGAAGTCCAGACGGAAATGTTCCGGCTCTTCCTGCTGTTTATTAATGAAGGCCAGCGCTTCCAGATCGTAGTCAAAGACCTGACCTTTTTTATCCGCCAGCTTCAGGAAGGCGTCGTACAGGTTATCCAGGCTGTAATCGCTTTCCTGATAGCCCATCTCATCCATCCGGTGTTTAACGGCGGCACGGCCCGAGCGGGAGGTCAGGTTCAGCTGTACCTGGTTCAGGCCAATCGATTCCGGGGTCATGATTTCGTAATTAGAACGGTTTTTCAGCACGCCGTCCTGGTGAATACCAGAGGAGTGGGCGAAGGCACCGGTGCCAACAATGGCTTTATTCGCCGGGATTGGCATATTGCAGATTTGGCTGACCATCTGGCTGGTGCGCCAGATTTCCTGGTGGTTGATACGCGTCTGTACGTTCAGAATGTCCTGGCGAACTTTAATCGCCATGATCACTTCTTCCAGCGAGCAGTTGCCTGCGCGCTCGCCGATGCCGTTCATTGCGCCTTCAACCTGACGCGCCCCGGCATGCACCGCCGCCAGCGCGTTGCCGACGCCCAGACCCAGATCGTCATGGGTATGAACGGAGATGATCGCTTTGTCGATATTTGGCACGCGCTCGTACAGACCCTGAATAATGCCGCCAAATTCAAACGGCATGGTGTAGCCGACGGTATCGGGAATATTGATAGTCTTCGCCCCAGCGTCGATCGCCGCTTCCACAACGCGGGCCAGATCGGCAATCGGCGTGCGGCCTGCATCCTCACAGGAGAATTCGACGTCGTCAGTGTAATTGCGTGCGCGTTTCACCATATACACTGCGCGTTCAATCACCTCATCCAGGGTGCTGCGCAGCTTGGTGGCGATATGCATCGGCGAGGTCGCAATAAAAGTATGGATCCGAAATGCTTCTGCAACCCTCAACGACTCAGCTGCCACGTCAATATCTTTCTCTACACAACGTGCCAGCGCACAAACGCGGCTATTTTTGACCTGACGTGCAATGGTTTGCACTGATTCAAAATCGCCGGGCGAGGAGACCGGAAAGCCGACTTCCATTACGTCAACGCCCATACGCTCGAGGGCCAGTGCAATCTGTAATTTCTCTTTCACACTCAGACTTGCCTGTAACGCCTGTTCACCGTCGCGTAAGGTGGTATCGAAAATAATGACTTGCTGGCTCATGGTTTAGGTCCTTGTTGTCTGTCCGGGGCGCTTTGCTACGAGCATAAAAAAACCCGCGCAATGGCGCGGGTTTTTATCTTACTGAAGAGGCTTAATGTTGATTTTCGCCCGCCAGTCTACCGCGCAGATGAGTTGCGTTTAGTAGTAGTAGACCGGTGAAGCGAGTAGTGGAAATCATTTAAGCCATGCTCCAGATGAATACGATATACCTTTAGTGGTACTGGATAGCCCGGACGATGTCAACCCTTATGGCCGAAAATGGACATCATTGCGCGTTATCGCTAATGCATTCTTTAGCTAATTGTGCTGGAAAAGGGAAGATTTAAGAAATTACCATCCTGTCGCTGTCCGACAATAAAATCACAGATGCAACATTGATAACAAATTTTGCAATTTAATATTTTTAGATATTTTTTTATTTCGTTGATTTTTCTGTA
Coding sequences within it:
- a CDS encoding Hok/Gef family protein, coding for MPKRNLLYGLMVMCFTVLVFTWMVRDTLCELHLKRGNTEFAAILACEVKR
- the aroD gene encoding type I 3-dehydroquinate dehydratase, which encodes MDKSVSVKNITFREGETRICVPLIGKSLEELQQRAQALTDAGADIIEWRVDHYADVASPERVMQALQAIHQILAPIPLIFTFRSKKEGGESELPDEAYFALNHLAASSGLVDIIDIELFNDETRIRKAVDAAHAAGVNVIMSSHDFVKTPAKEEIIHRLCRMQDLGADLPKIAVMPQCAEDVLRLLEATLTMNQQHATRPVITMSMGKMGGVSRVTGGLFGSAMTFGTAGQVSAPGQIDIGTLREIMSILS
- a CDS encoding Hok/Gef family protein is translated as MPKRNLLYGLMVVCFTMLIFTWIVRDTLCELHLKRGNTELTVMLACEVKR
- the leuD gene encoding 3-isopropylmalate dehydratase small subunit yields the protein MAEKFTQHTGLVVPLDAANVDTDAIIPKQFLQKVTRTGFGAHLFNDWRFLDEHGQQPNPEFVLNFPEYKGASILLARENFGCGSSREHAPWALTDYGFRVVIAPSFADIFYGNSFNNQLLPVTLSDEQVDELFTLVQANPGITFEVDLEAQVVKAGDKTYGFTLDAFRRHCMLNGLDSIGLTLQHDNAIAAYENKQPAFMG
- the leuC gene encoding 3-isopropylmalate dehydratase large subunit, whose product is MAKTLYEKLFDAHVVYEAPDETPLLYIDRHLVHEVTSPQAFDGLRAHGRPVRQPGKTFATMDHNVSTQTKDINASGEMARIQMQELIKNCKEFGVELYDLNHPYQGIVHVMGPEQGVTLPGMTIVCGDSHTATHGAFGALAFGIGTSEVEHVLATQTLKQGRAKTMKIEVQGTAAPGITAKDIVLAIIGKTGSAGGTGHVVEFCGDAIRALSMEGRMTLCNMAIEMGAKAGLVAPDETTFNYVRGRLHAPKGKDFDDAVAYWKTLNTDDGAHFDSVVTLQAEEIAPQVTWGTNPGQVISVNEIIPDPASFSDPVERASAEKALAYMGLKPGIPLTDVAIDKVFIGSCTNSRIEDLRAAAEIARGRKVAPGVQALVVPGSGPVKAQAEAEGLDKIFIDAGFEWRLPGCSMCLAMNNDRLNPGERCASTSNRNFEGRQGRGGRTHLVSPAMAAAAAISGHFADIRSIK
- the leuB gene encoding 3-isopropylmalate dehydrogenase yields the protein MSKNYHIAVLPGDGIGPEVMAQALKVLDAIRNRFNLRITTSHYDVGGIAIDRHGNPLPQATVAGCEQADAVLFGSVGGPQWEHLPPAQQPERGALLPLRKHFKLFSNLRPAKLYQGLEAFCPLRADIAANGFDILCVRELTGGIYFGQPKGREGSGQHEKAFDTEVYHRFEIERIARIAFESARKRRHKVTSIDKANVLQSSILWREIVNEIAGDYPDVELAHMYIDNATMQLIKDPSQFDVLLCSNLFGDILSDECAMITGSMGMLPSASLNEEGFGLYEPAGGSAPDIAGKNIANPIAQILSLALLLRYSLDADDAASAIEHAINRALEEGIRTGDLAHGAAAVGTDEMGDVIARYVAEGV
- the leuA gene encoding 2-isopropylmalate synthase — encoded protein: MSQQVIIFDTTLRDGEQALQASLSVKEKLQIALALERMGVDVMEVGFPVSSPGDFESVQTIARQVKNSRVCALARCVEKDIDVAAESLRVAEAFRIHTFIATSPMHIATKLRSTLDEVIERAVYMVKRARNYTDDVEFSCEDAGRTPIADLARVVEAAIDAGAKTINIPDTVGYTMPFEFGGIIQGLYERVPNIDKAIISVHTHDDLGLGVGNALAAVHAGARQVEGAMNGIGERAGNCSLEEVIMAIKVRQDILNVQTRINHQEIWRTSQMVSQICNMPIPANKAIVGTGAFAHSSGIHQDGVLKNRSNYEIMTPESIGLNQVQLNLTSRSGRAAVKHRMDEMGYQESDYSLDNLYDAFLKLADKKGQVFDYDLEALAFINKQQEEPEHFRLDFFSVQSGSADIATAAVKLGCGDEIKAEAANGNGPVDAVYQAINRITGYDIELVKYSLTAKGHGKDALGQVDIVANYNGRRFHGVGLTTDIIESSAKAMVHVLNNIWRAAEVEKELQRKAQNKENNKETV